A stretch of DNA from Leopardus geoffroyi isolate Oge1 chromosome B3, O.geoffroyi_Oge1_pat1.0, whole genome shotgun sequence:
GCAAATAGACCACCAGGACACCCTCTAGTTTTAAGACTTCCTGTGATTATCTCCCAATAGGTCCGTGGGGAACATGAAATGCAATTGTGTGTCCATATAGGGAAACGCTACTGCAAAACGCCATACCATTTGCTGAAGCGAATTTtgaaggtatttacccaaaatattACATCCTTTATTATGATAACTAATCCAGCAACATATGCGCCACTATTGGACTGACCAAAGGCGTGAGTAGAAGAATAAATACACTCTCATTTTGTCCAAAGGGGCTGTCGGTGTCCGAGTTGCCAGAGGTCCGAGGGCGCCCCGAGGGGGCAGTCTGAGCCCCAGGCGCCCTCAGGGCAGCAGCAGGGAGCCCAGCAGCAGCTCGCCCTGGCCCAGCGGGCGGCCCCGCTCCAGGCCGCGACCCCGCTGCTCGGCCTTGACGCGCACGGCCAGGCGGCGCACCTGCTCCTCCGAGAGCCCGTCCAAGCACACGTCCTGGTGGAAAGCGGCCTTGCGGCTCCGCCGGACCACGGCGCTGCGCTGCGAGCGCGGCTGGCCCGGCGGCCGCAGGACGAAGCTGACGCGGCAGCAGACGGCGGGGGGCTCGGCAGCTCCCGCTGCCAGGCCCTCGGTGCCCAGCAGCCGGACGCGGAGCCGCCCGCTGGCCCGACTGTACTCGGCGGCCAGGCGCAGGGCGCCCCCGGAGCGGCCCAGGGCCACGGTGCCCTCGGCCTCCAGGCGCTCGGGACGCGGGCCGGGgcagggcggcggcggcggggacgcGGAGGGGGCCTTGGAAGGGGGCCCCGAGACGGCGCCGCgctcctcgtcctcgtcctcgtcGCCGTCCCCGCTGGACACGGAGCGGGCGCGGACCAGGCCTCGGCTCGTCCGGGCCCGCAGCGCGCGGGTCAGCAGCCGTTCGGGGGCGCGCAGGAAgcggcgggcgcggggcggcggggcgggcgtgtccggggtggggcgggggcccGCAGGGAGCGCGGGAGCGGAGGCCGGAGCCGAGTCCCGGGGCACGAGCGGGGCGGCTGCAGGGCCCCCGAGGAAGAGCGACTCCTTGCGGCGGGTGTGCGGGCTCTCGAGCAGCGTGCAGAAGCCGTAGGCGGTGAGCGCGCGGGGCAGGTGCGGCAGCGATAGGGCTGCCTGCGAGCGCGGGTCCCAGTCCGTGTGCGCCGCGCTGTAGTCTATTTCTGCTGCTTCGCTCCAGGAAACCCGAAGTGCAGCCAGGGCCGTGCAGGACGCGAGTCGTGGGGGGATGCAGAACTCGGGGATGCGGTCCGGGGTGAGCACGTTTGCACACGCGGCGGGAGTGAGGGCCGGGACTTGGTGCGCCCGACCTTGAAGAATCCCGTGCCTGCGCTCAGGACCAAAGCGGAGCCTCTCCAGGCACCACATAAGGACGCGGGTACGGGAACCCGAGCAACCTTGTGCTGGTGCTGGTCGGCTTGCACTTCGCAAGGGTACCCTAGTCAGAGGGAGCCCTGCGAGGCGCAGCAATTCCCGTGTCTTGTTTTCTACTTTAGGGGTGCTTTCTCCTGCCTCCGTGGGACAAGGCAAACTGCCACTCAGGCTATTGCAAGCTGTGTTTCAATGACTGCAAAACAATCGTTCTTCTCTCGTCTCTAGTAGTCTTGTACACTTCGGGGCTTGTTGATTTAATCTCGATCCTCCTTCGCTGGCCTAAGGCGGAGATTATCAAAATGTTGGCTTCCAACTTTGGTCGCGCTGTCGTCAATGCCAAGAGGCACTTTCCTTGTGCAATCGCCTCCCGAATCCTTGGATTATTGCACTCTAGTCCTCAGCgagaattaaaacaattattatccCCTCTAGGACTCACGGCTTGCGGCTAGGCGAGTTAAACAAGGATGCGTGGAACCCTCTTAGCGTAGCTGGAGTCCGGTGTCTGACGGTTGTCCGCACGGTTCTGCCAGAGGCACCGAGCCAGAGAGGAGCGCCACCTCCGGTAGGCTCAAAGCGTGCGAGGCGGGATTCAGCACCGCGGTTCTAGGACAGCCGGTCTGAGCTTTTATAAGCGGGGGCCCTGAGCGCTGGCCAATGGGCGGGCGCGAGAGGTCCTGCTCTGTAACCTGACGCCACGCCTTCAGCTCTGCCAGGAGGATAGGTCGACTGCGCAAATTTCAAGACTTGagttccttcccttccccgcGTCTGGTGGGGGTGTTATTCTCAGGAACCCTAAACAGGTTTCTGTTTCCTCACATGCAGAAAGGAATGCATGTTTACTATAGAGAGAGTAATTAGGAGGATTGGCCCACATATGAATGTGAATGCACCCATCACTAAAAGAAGATAAGAGttgtgtttttcttgttcttaCCTAATATCATCCCCATCCCCCAAAGCCAGCCTTCGGAATTTCTTACCTGCTTTCTGGTTTTCAGTcttgattttaaaagtatttccccTGTTAATTATAAGCCACTCTGGGCACAGGAACCTTATGGGATGCTGAAAATAATTCCTATCTTGATCTGGGTGAGGTTACATAGGTGTTTacgtatgttaaaaaaaaaaatctcttggaaTACAATTAAGCTTGCTTATAAGATTGTGTGTATcttataccttaattaaaaaaaaaatcacaactcaCTTCTTAAGTCATGGGTGCTGATTTTTGCTTGGGAAAATATACTCCTACATATAATTGTGCTGTTGGAACATTCCTTTGAAGGCACCCAAACACCTCTGGCCTTTCCAGGCTGTACCCACCTGAGAtactctttttcttccatttgaaaaCTGACCTATGTTCATTCTGTAAGAGAACTGCTTCCAGCTAGCTCAGATTAAAAGAGATCTGAAGCATTTTGTTCAGCATTTGAGTGTATGCTATTTCTACTTAAGACACTGCCTTGGTAGTTAATAGCTTttacaaataatgttaaataattaaacaaaatattgttcAGTGAATTGAATCCATCCAAAGGCGGTTGTAGGATGGGGCATGTGCATTTTGTTTCCAGCATATACATGCACAACACTGTGCTTGATGATTTACATATAGTCTCTAGAATTGTCACACAAACCTGTAAATTGGTGATTATTCCTAGTAACTTATCAAGTTTGGATAGTGATGGGAAATTGAGGAAATAATACACATTAGTGGGCATAAATGAGTTGCTTTGGGAATTAAATGAAtgtaataatgtaaaatatttagcattgtGCCTAGAACATGGTAAGTGCTAAATGCACAGAAGTGGTGATtattaggggtccctgggtggttcagttggttgagaaactgactttggcccaggtcatgaatgatcttgtggctcgtgagttcaagccctgagtcaggctctgtgctgatagctcagagcctggagcctacttcggattctgtgtctccctctctctctctctctgccccttccctgctcacgcactctctctctctctctctcaaatataaataaacatttaaaaatttttaaaagaagtggtgattattaaaaataataaaaatagaagagaggcggggcgcctgggtggctcagtcagttaagtctgacttcagcacaggtcataatcttgcggttcgAGCTCagcgtaaggctctgtgctgagagctcagagcctggagcctgcttcaagttctgtgtctccttctctgtctgcctgtcccccacttgcacttggtctctctctctctctcaaaaataaacattaaacatttttttttttaaatagaagagagGTTGAGTGCTATGGTTGAGAAAACTGGGTCTGAAGTCAGATCTTGTTTTGATTATAGAACGGCTCCTTATTATGTCAACTGAGCAAGTTATTTAGACTTTCTAAGCCGGTATCAAATGTACAATAGTAGGTGGAATCTTTGAGAGGTAATGAAATTAATTACGGCATAAAAGAGACCCATgagagctccctcaccctttCTGATAATAGTTTGTACCTGTAGGGTTGTCATAATATGTCATGCATAATAAGATCATGCATACGAAGAGGGTAGCTTGCAGCCTGACCTATATGAtgtctgattttatatttgttgttaTTATAGAAGAGAACAAATGCTCgttagttcatttattcattcaaagcaatatttactgaatgcttctTGGATTTCGGCCACCATACTAGGCAGGTGGATCCAGGCTATACAAGATCACATCAGCTATAGACATCTATCAGAGGAGCAATGATGAAATATTTGAGTTCTGTCTAGCTGAGGCAGGAATGAGAAGAAACTATTCAACAGGATTTATATACTTAATCTTGGTAGGGGGGCAGTGTTGGTGGGTCCCTGGCCTTGCCATGCCCTTGACTAGCTACTCTTTGTCTTTGTATCCTCTCGATGCCTGGCCAAAATTTTGGGGGGCAGTGCTAAATCTATGGGAGAATGATTGCTGAATTATATACTTGAGGGTCACATGCATATGTTTGGACTCAACTTTTCCCAGGAGACAAGAGGCTGTTAGCTCTGCAAGTGAGAGCCCAGAGAGTCCTTGGTTAAAATGGTGAGGCTCCCAATCTGAGAAGTTAAGCAAAGCTATGTTGtagtgggagaaaggaaaaaagcacCAGAGAATGAGAAATGATTTAGAGGCGAAGAAATACAGACTTTGGAGTAAATCTGTCCTACGTTGAAATCTGTTATGCAACTTTTTAGCTATGGGACAGTGGGAAAATTAATTAACCTCTTTGAGTCTAAGTTGTAAAGTGAGGATAACAGTATCTACCATATGAGGCTGTCAAATGAGGGGTTTGGGTTAgccatatttgttttgttttcctctggctCTCAATTTCTCCAATTCACTCCAGTGCTTTCTGACAGCTAATCTTCCTAACTTTTCTGACAGTCCATGGTGTTAGGTTATTCTCTAGCTTTCTCCTCCatctttccccccaaatccttTTTGCTTCTCTCAATGAAAGGTTAACAAATAGCATGTGGGTATGAGGCAATGTGAagtgagaatttatttttcagtttttaagcaAGAATTGTTCATTTTTCACAAGTATTCCTAAttttgacttctgtttttttttgtttgtttgtttttttaagagagagagagttctagaGTGAGccggggaaaggggagaggggagagggagagagagagaaccttaagtaggctccatgctcagcatagatccccactgggggcttgatcccatgaccctcagatcatgacctgagccgaaatcaagagtaagatgctcaacctactgagccacccaggtgcccctgactttaattttttttaagtttacttatttattttgagagagagaatgaaagagcaCATGACAGccagtgggagacagagacacagagagagagagagagagagagagagagagagagagagagaaaatcccaagcaagctccatgcagTCAGCCAGAAACCCaccatggggctccatctcacaaaccgtgagccgagatcaagagtgggacacttaaccaactgagccacctaggcaccccacccctgactttcattttttttaatttatttttttaattaaatataatttattgtcaaattggttcctatac
This window harbors:
- the C2CD4A gene encoding C2 calcium-dependent domain-containing protein 4A → MWCLERLRFGPERRHGILQGRAHQVPALTPAACANVLTPDRIPEFCIPPRLASCTALAALRVSWSEAAEIDYSAAHTDWDPRSQAALSLPHLPRALTAYGFCTLLESPHTRRKESLFLGGPAAAPLVPRDSAPASAPALPAGPRPTPDTPAPPPRARRFLRAPERLLTRALRARTSRGLVRARSVSSGDGDEDEDEERGAVSGPPSKAPSASPPPPPCPGPRPERLEAEGTVALGRSGGALRLAAEYSRASGRLRVRLLGTEGLAAGAAEPPAVCCRVSFVLRPPGQPRSQRSAVVRRSRKAAFHQDVCLDGLSEEQVRRLAVRVKAEQRGRGLERGRPLGQGELLLGSLLLP